A region from the Fundidesulfovibrio putealis DSM 16056 genome encodes:
- a CDS encoding universal stress protein produces MKILVALDISSQTDFVVERALDLIKFFKAEGIFYTVAEEILDFGDGIASGLGEKVREQSQKNLYSALEKAQAKGIHATEVLESGTSPADSILNYAEKKGVDLIIMGSRAKTELDRFLIGSVASKVVSHATCSVLVLR; encoded by the coding sequence ATGAAGATTCTCGTTGCTCTTGACATCTCGTCGCAGACTGATTTCGTCGTAGAACGTGCACTGGATCTTATTAAATTTTTCAAGGCAGAAGGCATCTTCTACACGGTGGCAGAAGAAATCCTCGACTTTGGGGACGGGATCGCCTCCGGACTTGGAGAGAAAGTACGCGAACAATCCCAAAAGAACCTGTACAGCGCTTTGGAGAAGGCTCAGGCTAAGGGCATCCACGCCACCGAAGTACTGGAAAGCGGAACATCCCCGGCAGACAGTATCCTGAACTATGCTGAAAAAAAGGGTGTTGATCTCATCATCATGGGCAGCAGGGCCAAAACAGAGCTGGACCGTTTTTTGATCGGTAGTGTGGCTAGCAAGGTTGTCAGCCATGCCACATGTTCCGTTCTGGTTCTGCGCTAG
- a CDS encoding ATP-binding protein: MDTILSLTTPPDVAFARVLTTAAEALAQSRGLGKRESMRFQLAVEEFFTYLAQVAHEDCAIQTVLTGKPYQVCASLQFQASGLCLGALNASCTTSLDGAGEAANDLGLILAGRVADRFRLTRDGESSFTLHAEVDKAYPAAKAPPSTVTFKPPYRAGLEHDPNRLMHAAALAAARYPAWHCPASFQTPGKFADLVRAGQFTCVLALDEASHPAGLLCWARSGEKGLSFSGPFVFAPQEDAPQVARMLADAFLATVAREKIEIVFSERATQDTPDGYFETLGTLTRYDEAGQSEQPVLYRHLREDMGETVWADPALEGFLRGVYDRLAMCRDVLAAQPFGASGPSERKSSLFSTTMDKGKGLAVLRPLLDGEDMAANLAGHVRVLSDKGFLNILLYMDLSQAWEASLAGPVMDAGFKPRLVLPFAGRSDVAVFQYAPAR, translated from the coding sequence ATGGACACCATCCTCTCGCTCACGACGCCCCCAGACGTCGCTTTCGCACGCGTCCTGACCACGGCGGCCGAGGCGCTTGCGCAGTCGCGCGGCCTGGGCAAGCGCGAGAGCATGCGCTTCCAGTTGGCGGTGGAGGAGTTCTTCACCTACCTGGCCCAGGTGGCCCACGAGGACTGCGCGATACAGACGGTGCTCACGGGAAAGCCCTATCAGGTGTGCGCGTCCCTCCAGTTCCAGGCCTCCGGGCTCTGCCTGGGCGCGCTCAACGCCAGCTGCACCACCTCCCTGGACGGAGCCGGTGAGGCCGCGAATGATCTGGGGCTCATCCTGGCCGGACGCGTGGCGGACCGTTTTCGCCTCACCCGCGACGGAGAATCCTCCTTCACGCTGCACGCCGAGGTGGACAAGGCCTATCCGGCGGCCAAGGCCCCGCCTTCAACCGTCACCTTCAAGCCTCCCTACCGGGCTGGCCTGGAGCACGACCCGAACCGGCTCATGCACGCCGCCGCGCTGGCAGCGGCCCGCTATCCCGCCTGGCATTGTCCGGCCAGCTTCCAGACCCCCGGCAAGTTCGCGGACCTTGTCAGGGCGGGCCAGTTCACCTGTGTGCTGGCCCTGGACGAAGCTTCCCATCCCGCGGGGCTTCTCTGCTGGGCCAGGTCCGGGGAGAAGGGGCTTTCCTTTTCCGGGCCGTTTGTTTTCGCCCCGCAGGAGGACGCTCCCCAGGTGGCCCGGATGCTCGCGGACGCGTTCCTGGCGACAGTGGCCCGCGAAAAGATTGAGATCGTGTTCAGCGAGAGGGCCACGCAGGATACTCCGGACGGATACTTCGAGACCTTGGGGACGCTGACGCGCTACGACGAGGCGGGGCAGAGCGAGCAGCCCGTGCTCTACCGCCACCTGCGCGAGGACATGGGCGAGACCGTGTGGGCCGACCCGGCCCTGGAGGGCTTCCTGCGCGGCGTCTACGACCGTCTGGCCATGTGCAGGGACGTGCTCGCGGCGCAGCCGTTCGGGGCCTCAGGCCCCAGTGAGCGCAAGAGCTCGCTCTTCTCCACCACCATGGACAAGGGCAAGGGTCTGGCCGTGCTGCGCCCCCTGCTGGACGGTGAGGACATGGCCGCCAACCTCGCCGGGCATGTCCGCGTGCTGTCGGACAAGGGCTTTCTGAACATTCTGCTGTACATGGACCTGTCCCAGGCCTGGGAAGCCTCCCTGGCCGGGCCGGTCATGGACGCCGGATTCAAACCCAGGCTGGTCCTCCCCTTCGCGGGCCGCTCGGACGTGGCGGTGTTCCAGTATGCGCCAGCTCGCTGA